The region TGCAGATGACGCTGCCAGTCATTTCAACTGGAAAGGCAACATCCGTTACATGGCTGCAGAAGATAGCTTTGATGCCGTGACCGGTGCCTCTGCTTTGGGTTCTACTCATCTTTTCCAGGCTTATCTCTACGATGTAGAAGGTAATCCTACCATGTCTACCGGTCTCAGAGGACTGTTTCTGTACGGTGTAAACGGACTGGATGCGACTCAAAATGATAATCTGAATGCTTCTAAAGCAGCAGATGGAACTATTGTAATTCAGTATGTTCACAGAGGAACAGCTTATCGTTTTACAACAGACTCTAAAGGAATCCTGGCTCTGCCTGATGGTTCTTTCGAAAGCCGCAAAATTGGAACACCAGACGGCATTGAGGCTGCCTTTACTTCTGATGGAAAAGCTTCCGGTGTAGACTTTGCCAAAGTATGGTCCAGTGATGTAATGTTTGCCGGTGCCAGTGACAAAGCCATGTATGTATTCGACGGTCCCCTTCAGGTGACACTTGAAAATGATATACTTGCCATAAAAGGTACTCTGACTGCTGTTAAACAGTAATATCAGAATTTATTTCAGATAATTGACCGCTGATCCCCGGATCAGCGGTTTTTTTGGGTTCCTACTCTTATAATTCGGGAATCAGCAGCTTGACTCCGGCCTTCTCGAGTGCTTTTTTGTACTCTATTGCAGGAGTCTGGTCGGTGATGAGGTATTCGATGTCTTCTGCCCCGCAGTAGCGGGAGAGGGCAATCCTGCCGAACTTGCTGGCATCCGTTAAGATAAAGGTCTGGGGACTGCGGCTTATGATTTCAGAATTTATTTCGGCTCGCATCATATCCCGTCCTGTGAACCCTGTTTCAGGAGTGAATCCGTCAATCCCGATAAACGCCTTGGAAAAGTTCAGGGCATTCAGGCATATTTTAACCAGATTTCCCACCATACATTCACTTTCCGGCTGATAGAGTCCTCCCAGAAGAATGATATTCCCCAAAGACTCCTTCCCAATCTGGCGGGCAATAAAGGCATTGGATGTGATAATAGTCGTATTGGAAATCTTGGCCACTTCTTTTGAAAAAAGGGCATTGATTGAACCGGATTCAATATAAATAGTTTCACCTTCATTGACATACTGCGCCGCCATCCGGGCAATTCTAAGTTTCTGTTCATAGTTGATCCCCATCCGGTGAGAGATATCATCTGTTTCATCCAGAACGGCTCCTCCGTGCACACGCCTGAGAAATCCGCTGTTCTCAAGCTGTGTCAGGTCCTGACGGATCGTCGCCTGGGATACATCCAGCTGGTCGGCTAAATCATTGACTGTGACCTTACGTCCATCAGACATGATGCTTAATACCTGTTTATGCCTTTGATTCATAGATCAACCTTTATCAGAAAAATTAGTATTTTGCCTTTTAATATATTCATTGACTATTTCAATGCTGAAATCATGGTCCTCGTGATCGGGCAGTCCCGAGACGATGAGAACACCGGCCAACCCTCCATTTTTCACAAAGAGAGGGACTGCGCCGCCCTTGTCTCTATACAGGACTGGATCCAGCAGGCTTTTGTCTGCCAGGGAAGTGCCAGCTTCAATCATTTTTCTGGAAATATAGAATGAACTGTGCAGAAAGTGATGAACAATACGTGCTTTCCCGCTCAGCCACAGGTCGTTGTCTATAGTGGTCCCGGGAAGAGATATCTGGTACAGAATCTGACCCTCCCTCTCGACCCTTATGGCGACAGAGAGGTTTTTCTGGACAGCCATGTCTGTTGCCAATTCCCCCAGTTGCCTGGCAATACTTTCATTGAAAGCGGGAAGAACCAGCTTTTTTTCTTCTTTCAGTAGTTCTTGAAGTGATTTCATAAAAAATCCTCTGTTATCTTTTTCATATGAGTTTACCTAACTGTCATACGAAAGCAGTATGAAGGGTATCGGTAGATTTTGTCAACAAATTCTCAAGGTCTGGATCTGTTCTGATACTGTTCTTTCAGCTTCTGTCCCACCCGCAGTCCCATGGCAGCTATGGTCAGGGCTGGATTCACAGCTGCCGAGGCGGGGACTGAAAGGCTTGTTCTCCCGGTCATACCAGACTTCCCGGGGGGCATATCTTTTTTTTTCGGACTATTTCATCCAGAGACCAGTTCTCTTTTTCCTGCTTTATGAATCCACCCCGTTCTATCATAAGAATGGAGGCTCCTGAATCCTTCAGGGCATGGGCTATGGAACTCCTCCCCATTCCTGATCCGATAATCAAAAA is a window of Oceanispirochaeta sp. DNA encoding:
- a CDS encoding DeoR/GlpR family DNA-binding transcription regulator translates to MNQRHKQVLSIMSDGRKVTVNDLADQLDVSQATIRQDLTQLENSGFLRRVHGGAVLDETDDISHRMGINYEQKLRIARMAAQYVNEGETIYIESGSINALFSKEVAKISNTTIITSNAFIARQIGKESLGNIILLGGLYQPESECMVGNLVKICLNALNFSKAFIGIDGFTPETGFTGRDMMRAEINSEIISRSPQTFILTDASKFGRIALSRYCGAEDIEYLITDQTPAIEYKKALEKAGVKLLIPEL
- a CDS encoding heme-binding protein, with the protein product MKSLQELLKEEKKLVLPAFNESIARQLGELATDMAVQKNLSVAIRVEREGQILYQISLPGTTIDNDLWLSGKARIVHHFLHSSFYISRKMIEAGTSLADKSLLDPVLYRDKGGAVPLFVKNGGLAGVLIVSGLPDHEDHDFSIEIVNEYIKRQNTNFSDKG